One Tomitella gaofuii DNA segment encodes these proteins:
- the sigM gene encoding RNA polymerase sigma factor SigM — protein sequence MRTNGGDRSRSDVELLADHVRGDRYAFADLIARHQDYLWAVARRNCRDAEDAADAVQEALLSAHRRAGAFRGECAVRSWLHRIVVNSCLDRLRRNAARPSVPFPEGGWEPADHHDGFARVDAAMTLRVALAELPDEQRMAVYLVDVEGRSVADAAQMLGVARGTVKSRCARARLKLARTLAGLREHAG from the coding sequence GTGCGGACCAATGGGGGGGATCGCTCGCGGAGCGATGTGGAGCTACTCGCCGACCATGTGCGGGGTGACCGGTACGCGTTCGCGGATCTGATCGCCCGGCACCAGGACTATCTGTGGGCGGTTGCACGGCGCAATTGTCGCGATGCGGAGGACGCCGCGGACGCGGTCCAGGAGGCGCTGCTCTCCGCCCACCGGCGTGCCGGGGCGTTCCGCGGCGAGTGCGCCGTGCGCAGCTGGCTGCACAGGATCGTGGTGAACAGCTGCCTCGACCGGCTCCGCCGCAACGCCGCGCGGCCATCGGTGCCGTTCCCCGAGGGCGGCTGGGAACCGGCGGACCACCACGATGGTTTCGCCCGGGTCGACGCTGCGATGACGTTGCGCGTGGCCCTGGCCGAGTTGCCCGACGAACAGCGAATGGCCGTCTATCTGGTCGACGTGGAAGGCCGGTCGGTGGCGGACGCGGCGCAGATGCTGGGAGTCGCGCGGGGCACCGTGAAGAGCCGTTGCGCGCGTGCCCGACTCAAACTCGCCCGCACCCTCGCGGGCCTGCGCGAGCACGCCGGCTGA